A window from Triticum aestivum cultivar Chinese Spring chromosome 6D, IWGSC CS RefSeq v2.1, whole genome shotgun sequence encodes these proteins:
- the LOC123140761 gene encoding flowering-promoting factor 1-like protein 4 encodes MSGVWVFEGGMVRRADSEAPGTGGAARPGKVLVHVPSGEVVTSYEVLERRLRELGWERYLNDPCLLQFHQRSTVHLISVPRDFARLKLVHMHDVVVKTRNVFQVRDA; translated from the coding sequence ATGAGTGGCGTGTGGGTGTTTGAGGGCGGGATGGTGAGGCGGGCGGACAGCGAGGCGCCGGGcacgggcggggcggcgcggccgggcAAGGTGCTGGTGCATGTGCCGAGCGGCGAGGTGGTGACCTCGTACGAGGTTCTGGAGCGGCGGCTGCGGGAGCTGGGGTGGGAGCGCTACCTCAACGACCCCTGCCTCCTCCAGTTCCACCAGCGCTCCACGGTGCACCTCATCTCCGTCCCGCGCGACTTCGCCCGCCTCAAGCTCGTCCACATGCACGACGTCGTCGTCAAGACCCGCAACGTCTTCCAGGTCCGCGACGCCTGA